A single genomic interval of Tursiops truncatus isolate mTurTru1 chromosome 1, mTurTru1.mat.Y, whole genome shotgun sequence harbors:
- the GPATCH4 gene encoding G patch domain-containing protein 4, with protein MSVTPEVKSRGMKFAEEQLLKHGWTRGKGLGRKENGITQALRITLKQDTHGVGHDPAKEFTNHWWNDLFNKTAASLVVKTGQDGVQIRCLSKETTRHDPSKPNLLYQKFVKTATLTSSGEKPDKDLESCSDDDSQGSKPPKILTDEMMLQACEGRTAHKAARLGITMKAKLARLEAQEQAFLARLKGQDPGVLQLQSESKPPQKKKKKRKQKEEEEATATERNAEEYPEHTDQSVRKSKKKKRRHQEESVTDEREGTAVRHEEEETTGTSGLGEFKNREQTDQSLRKRKKKRRQCEEEDFNMEEAVVDGGNREAESRSCSDRKSRRSKKKRQRHQEEEDVLHVGDEGEEEGGRARTAESKAYTGSSGKGKKRQKQPEEERPGVHTDQRAKKKKQKRN; from the exons ATGAGCGTCACCCCAGAGGTCAAGAGTCGTGGGATGAAGTTTGCTGAGGAGCAGCTGCTAAAGCATGGATGGACTCGAG GCAAAGGCCTGGGCCGGAAGGAGAATGGCATCACCCAGGCCCTCAGGATAACGCTGAAGCAGGACACTCATGGG GTGGGACACGACCCTGCCAAAGAGTTCACAAACCACTGGTGGAATGATCTCTTCAACAAGACTGCGGCCAGCTTGGTAGTGAAAACTGGGCAG GATGGCGTACAGATAAGGTGCCTGTCTAAGGAGACCACCCGTCATGATCCTTCCAAGCCCAACTTGCTGTATCAGAAGTTTGTGAAG ACGGCCACACTGACTTCAAGTGGGGAGAAGCCAGACAAGGACTTGGAAAGCTGCAGTGATGACGACAGCCAGGGGTCCAAGCCTCCAAAGAT TCTGACTGATGAGATGATGCTCCAAGCCTGTGAGGGGCGAACAGCACACAA GGCTGCCCGTCTTGGGATCACGATGAAGGCTAAGCTTGCTCGGTTAGAGGCCCAGGAGCAGGCCTTCCTGGCTCGTCTCAAAGGCCAGGACCCTGGGGTCCTTCAACTGCAGTCTGAGAGCAAgcccccacaaaaaaagaaaaagaaaaggaagcagaaagaggaggaagaggccacGGCAACTGAAAGGAATGCAGAAGAGTACCCAGAACACACTGACCAGAGTGTCAGgaaaagcaagaagaagaaaaggcgGCATCAAGAAGAAAGTGTCACAGATGAGAGAGAGGGAACAGCTGTAAGGCATGAGGAAGAAGAGACCACAGGAACAAGTGGGCTTGGggaatttaaaaacagagaacaaactgatCAGTCCctcaggaaaaggaagaagaagaggaggcagTGTGAGGAAGAAGACTTCAACATGGAGGAGGCTGTTGTAGATGGTGGGAACAGAGAAGCAGAAAGCAGATCATGCAGTGATCGGAAAAgtaggagaagcaagaagaaaagacagcggcatcaggaggaggaggaCGTCTTGCATGTAGGGgatgaaggagaggaggaaggtggcAGGGCTAGGACAGCAGAGAGCAAGGCATACACGGGCTCAAGTGGCAAAGGTAAGAAGAGGCAGAAGCAACCAGAGGAGGAAAGACCTGGAGTCCACACTGACCAGagagcaaaaaagaagaaacagaagagaaactga